A window of Rippkaea orientalis PCC 8801 genomic DNA:
TAAGGGAAGGAACAGTCAACAAGGTTAATATCTCACAAAAAACCTCTCTGTTGCCTGTTCTATCTTCCAAAGAGAGTTCACCGTGAGGTCATTTATATAAGTCTAATTCCTAACCAATTTTTATCCTGCGGGGTCGTAGAAATGCAAGCCCAAAAACTAATGTTGATTATCAGTTTTCTGATCCTTTGTTTGCCGATTCTTGCTCATGCTAAACCGATTAAAGTTCAAGCAGGAAATGTCACCATTATGAGAGGAGAAAATCGACACATTGAAGTCGATACAGGGAGGATTAGGATCAGCGTTCCTCGACAACCAATAGAAACGGAAAGCGATGATGATTATTTCGACAATGAAGATGAATTTAATTCCTCAAATTCACGACAAACGCTTCAAAATTCCTCTTGTGGTACAAGAAGTGTTCAATCCAGTCAACAGACTAATATTAATGGGTCTAGACGAACAGTCACCCAAACGAACATCTCAAATAATATCTGTCGGTAATTCACTCAGGAGATTAACCATGAAAGTCAATCCTTTAAGCGTAGGTTTATTGTCCATTGCTAGTTTAATAACCATCGCATCTGTTGTTCCTCAATCTGCTTGGGCACAGTGTGTACAATCTCACACAGGAGTTCAATTAAATATGGGAAAATCACCCGCAGAACAAACCCATAATACTCAATTTGATAATCAAGGAAGTTGTACAGGGAATGTTACTTCTAGTACCTCAACTCAGCTTAATTTAGGAGGTGATAACCCACGTCAACATCAAGAAGTTCGTCAGCAAACTCGTGGGGGTCGTGGTAATCCTTCTGGAGTCAATGGACCGACAGTCAGTGTTGATGTGGTAACTCCGGTTAATGTTCAAACTCCTCAAAATTTTCCTTATTAATCAGGAATTAGGGGATTGTAGATGGTTGATTTAGCTATCCTTTAAAACCTGATCAACCTCTAGCTGTTTCGTCTTCAATCTCTTAAGTGATCACACAAAATTAATTACACAGTTGGGAGAGGGAACGGGTAACAGGGAACAGATAAGAGATGCAGCCATTCTAACTTCTGATTAAAGTGTGTCATTAATTTTGTTCATGAACTTACCTCTAATCTCAACTTTTTTTCAGACTATCGATAGGGAATAAATAGGTAATTGTTCCCTATATTTAACATTCGTGGGTAAGTCCTAATAGAGAAGATGTCCATGACAGCGAAAAATTTTATTTTTTTTTCTTGTTTAGTTATTTTGGTAACAACTATGATTAATATAGGATCTCAAAAAATGAGAAATAATTATTCTTTCTCTCAATCGTATCAAGAACAGAGTACAAGCGTTAATCTTAGCTTATCTGATTTAGAGAGTCCTTGTATTCTCAGTATTAGTTCTTCTAAATCCGAGACTCAATTAACCATCGAAATATCCCTGAATGATCAACTAATAAAAAGCTTTACAGGTCATGATAATAGGATGGATTTATCTCCTTATTTAACGGCAGGTCAGCAAAGAATTTTAATATCAGGCAATTATAGTCCTAGTAATGCTTCCATCAAAATTAAACTCCAAGGAAAAAACACTTATATTAATCAAGAAATTGCAGGAACTGGACAACTCAGACAACAGTTAATTTTTAACATTCAATAACCAATTGTGTGGGAGATTGATCAATGAAAAATACGATAAATTTCTTAGGATTAGCATCCATTACCTTGTTAGGTTTTAGTTATTTTCCTGTCAGCGCACAGACTCCTCAAACCCAAATCCAGTCAATTGTTCTGGAAGGACAAGCTAACCAAGTTTCTCAAAAAATCAATCAGTATCTGAACCTAAATTTCATTTATCTTCCTCAGATACAAGACTCAGTTATTCCCATTCCTAATTTGAATATCCAAGATAATCCTCTTAATAACGTCACTCAAATAACCAATCAAAGGGTTTTAGGGTTTCCCTTAGTTGACACAAGTTTAATGAGTTTTACGCTTAATGATTTCTTGCAAAATGATAATACTTTAACGGGTAAACAATTTATTACTCAAGAAATTTTGATTGAAGGTAATCTCAATTCAGTCACCCAAGAGAGTCGCCAAACCTTAACCGATTTTTTCTGGTTAGACCCATCAAGCAAGATTACAAATAACGACCATTTTTCTCAATTTTTGGATAAACTTTTGGATAGTCAAGCCTTAGATTCTCTTCAATTTGGTTTGCAAGATACCTTTGTTTTTGGTAACGATAATAAGGTTACTCAACTGATTGATCAAACCTTTGACAGTTTTATTTTAACTTCTGATGATTTTGAGTCTTGGTTTAATACTAATCTCCCTAATGAAAGTAAGGGATTAGATCCCGTTCAATTTACCGTTCAACATACTTCAATTGTTCCCAATCAAAATAATATAATTTCCCAAACCCTCAATCAAGTGATTAGTGGAATTTCTTTTATTAATCCGAGTAATTCCTCTCAAAAAAAAGGTTTTCTCTCGTCAAATAATAACCTAATTTTTGAGACTAATTCTGTCGTTAATTTTGATATCAATGAGTTTATTGATGGAATTTTAAATAACACCATTGTCGAAGCAACCCAAAGGAATCAGCAACGCATTCAAGTCCAAGGCAATGAAAATAAAGCAACACAAGTAAACGAACAAGCATTAACCGTTAGCGTTCCCGAACCTAGCCTTGGCAAAATAATGGTAGTCTTATTAGTTATGATTGGGCTAGAATGGTGTTATGAAAAGCCTTAACCTAGGCTCTTTTGTCAAGAATAGTTCCCTGCTGACGATAGTACCTTGAAAACTTATCCCTATTGATGATAGGATCACAAAATTTTCAGCTATTAGTCTAATTTAATGATAAAAACTGTTATCGGAGTTCTTAATAAGTCCTAAATTAAGCCATGCCTCCCATTAGCCTTGGTACCAGTCACTCCAAATTGGCCTTAGAAACAGGTCAAGCTAAGTTGTGGATTCTCCTAATTGGGGTTAATGACTACCAGGATTTGAATCTACCGAGACTGAGTTATCCGGCCTTAGACTGTCAAGGGTTAAGTGACTCCTTACTGGAAGCAACCCAAGCGTTTCCGCAAAAAAATATTATCATTCATCATGATTTTGCCCCACAAAAACCCCTTCTCGAAACTGTCAAAACCAGTTTAGAGACGATTGTTACTTCAGCCAAAACCCAAGATACCATTCTCTTTTATTTTTCCGGCCACGGGTTACTAGAAACCCAAAGTCAGGAAACCGTTCTTTGTGTAGCGGATACCCAAACCGATAATCTTCTGAAGACAGGACTCATCCTGCAAGAATTACTGCAAAGATTGAGTCAATGTTCAGCCCATTGTCAAGTGATTTGGCTAGATGCTTGTCACTGTGGCAACATGACCCTACGGGGAGCCAAAGGGTGTACGGAAGAACCGTCATGGGATGATCCCACCAGTCAATTATTAGCAACTCTACGCCAGAAAGCCGCCAAAAGTAAAGGCTTTTATGCCCTATTATCCTGTGATCAGGGACAAAAATCTTGGGAGTTTCCCGACTTAGGCCATGGAGTCTTTAGTTACTTCCTAATGCGAGGGTTGCGCGGGGAAGCGGCCGATGGCAAAGGGGTCATTAAAGCTGATGAACTCTATCAATATGTTTATAATCAAACCCTCAATTATATTGACAAAATTAATCAACAACTGCGGTTAATCAACCAACAAAGACGATGTCGAGGAGAATCGCACCTTTATTCCGAATATTCCTTACAAACCCCCAAACGCATCGTTGAAGGGGTGGGAGAACTCATTTTAGGATTAAAATCCCCTAGTCCATCGCCGCGCGATCGCCGTTATGCGCTGATTGTGCAAGGATGTCCCGAAAATCAGACGCTCAAGGCCTTAGGGGAAGTATTAACCACAGAAGGCCAGTTTTCCGTCACAGTCCTCTGTCCCGTGGGAAAAGAAGCCTTAGCCGTACGCCAAGAGATTCAAGCGTTTTTGCAACGGCGATCGCCCTTAGACCCCAATCATGACCCCCTGTCCCCCTCCGATACCATCTTGCTCTATCTGCGAGGACAGTTGGAAGTATCAGCGACAGGAGACTCCGATTGGGTTCTCGAAAACGGCATTAAACTGAGTCGTTCTTGGTTGAGACAGGAATTGCGTCGCTGCCATTTAGCCCAACAAATCGTCATTTTAGACGGATATGGAACGGGTTTACTCGAAGAGTGGATCGAAGAACTCCAACTGGGCTTAGATCAGGGACAATGTTTATTAGCTGCCCTCAACCCCCAAGGGGAACCCGATTTGTTTGCTCAAATTCTCCTCGACTCCCTGGTGGCCGCCAATCCCCAAGTCGGGTTATCGGGAGCCCAATGGCTTAGTCTATTGCAAAAAAACTGCGAACAACTCTGTCTACCTTTTTCCGCCTGGCTTTCGGGAATACAAGGAGTTATTGATATTTTACCAGGGAAACATCAAGAAACTTTATTCCCCCTTCATCCTCCTTCCCGAGTTCTTAACCCTTCTTCTGCTACGCTACAGCAAGAACAAACTGCGGTCACCCCCTCACCCTCTCACCCCCTCACCCTCTCCCCAGAACAATACGCCAACCTATCAGCGTTTTTGACCCAGTTAATTGGTCCGGTGGCTGTCCCCTTGTTGCAGTCCGCTTTAGAAGAAACAACCAGTATAAAAGAGCTATGGCAAACCTTAGCACAATATCTGACTCCCACTCAAAAACCCCAATTTGATCAATGGGCGATCGCTATGTTCAAAGAAGAAAAGAAGATTGACTCTCCCCCCGTCCCCCCATCCCCCCGTCCCCCCCTCTCCCCGTCCCCCCCTCTCCCCCTTTCCCCCGAACAGTACAGTCAATTAGCATCGGTTCTCAAAGCCATCATCGGACCGATCGCCCCCACCTTGTTAGACCAGATGGCCGAACCGGATCAACCCCCCGAAGGATTAATCGCTCGTTTAAAAGAGTATCTAACTCCCCTTGAATGGACTGAGTTTGAACAACAGTTAGTCTCAGTGTTCGGAAACAACGAAACCCCTAAGCTGACTGTTATTTCCGAGCCTGTACCCCCATCAGAATTAACATCAGGGGGGTTAGATGACCCCTTCATCCAACAGTGTGAACAAGCGTTAACTCAACTAATCGGGCCCGTCGCTCACTTTATTATGGAAACCACCTTAGAGGATCGCCCTGGAATAACCCGAACCGAATTGATTGAAGCGATCGCCTCTAGGATTTCCGACCCCCAGGAATCGGCTAACTTTCGTCAACACTTTTTTCCGTAAAACAGGAAAGAAGCAATAAAGGGTAAAATAGGATTCTTCAGCCATAAAAATAACCTTGACCAATGAGATATGCAAAAACGTGGCAGCGTTCTGGAGATTTTTTCCACTTTTTTACAGTTTGAGAGTGACTGGATCAGTCGTTGGATCGCCGATCCCAAACTGCACCGGAGTATGCAGCAATGTCTGTCTCAATCCTCACAATCTCAAGAATCTAACCATTTTTGGGCTCTCTACTGGCATAAAGTTTGGCAAACCCAAAAAAGTCCCCTAGCCTCCGCTCATCTTTGCGCCTATCTTCAGGAAGCGAGTTATTGGACGGCTAAAAAAATGACCATGACCTTTGGCAGCAGTCTGTCTCTCATGGACTTATTTCAAATTGCCCTGCTCAAAATTGACAAAATTTTCCAAACATTCAACCCGCAACAGGGCACCAATTTAGAACAATATGCCAGCCTGGTTTTTCGCAGTATTATTAAAGACGAATTACGCCAACGACGGGAAATCGATCTCTGTACCAATTGGGCACTATTGCATAAATTGAGCCAGAAAAAACTCCTTGAAGCCCTGCAATTTCAAGGACTGAACCCAGAGGCGATCGCCGAATACCTCCTGGCCTGGAAATGTTTTCAAGCCCTTTATGCCCCCAGCCAAGGGAGAAGCACTCGCAAGATTCCTGAACCTGACGCGACTATGTGGGGGCAAATCTGTCAAGTTTATAACCAACAGAGCTTTAAAAAGCCGTTAGAACCCGATATCCTCAAAAAAAGGCTAGAGACCTGTGCCAAAGCAGCGCGAGCCTATTTATACCCCCAAATGCTGTCTGTTGATGCCCCTAAACCAGGACAGGAAGAGGGATCTTTCCTCGATAGCCTCTCCCTCGATCTGCAACATTCCTTAGAAAGCGAGATTATTGCCCAAGAAGAAGAAGAAATAAGAAAACAAGAGCGAGAACAAATTAATGGCGTTTTATTAAGAGCCTTAATTAAATTTGATGTTCAATCCCAACGATTGCTACAGATGTATTATGGTCAAGGTCTCACGCAACAGGAGATCGCCCAACAACTAGAAATCAAACAGTATACCGTGTCTCGCCGTCTTGCTAGTCAGCGAAAAACCCTAATTCTCACCTTAGGACAATGGGCGCAGAACACCCTGCATTATTCTCTCGATGCGGACGTACTTAATAAAATAAACACGATTCTCGAAGAGTGGCTCAAAGTTCACTACCATCACCCTGACCTTAGTGCAAGAGAAGTAGAGTAAGTCCAATGACTGCTGATTTAACCGTTTTCCCTGAATTTGACCCTAACCAATTCTATCTAGAACTGGCTGAAAATACCCTAGCCCGTGGCTGGCAACACATTGACCGCTATTCTGTCATCAGTCGTCGCTGGCAAGCTTACCTCAATCAAGTAGCCCTCACGACCTTTCTCGCTTGGCTACAAGAAGAACAGTCCATTAAAGCCAAAATCTGGCCGAATCGTTCTGCTTTGCCCACTTTTTGGGAAGTGGTCGAGGGAACAGCCATTGAATTTGAGGGGGTACGACTATTATTGCTCCCCACCGATAGCTTAGACGTGAGTGAAATAAGAGTACCCCAAGAGTGGGTTGATATTCCCAGTTGGGTTGCGGATTATTATCTGGCCATTCAAATTAATCCCGATGACGGTTATTTGCGGGTTTTTGGCTATACCACCCATCGTCAGTTAAAAACGAAAGGACGCTATGAGGCGGGCGATCGCGTTTATACTTTGTCAGAGACGGATCTCATTACCGATCTCGATCTCCTCTGGATCACCCGTCAATTGTGCCCAGAGGAACAGTTACGGGAAACCGTTGCCCCCTTACCCCCCTTACCCCTAGTCCAAGCCGA
This region includes:
- a CDS encoding sigma-70 family RNA polymerase sigma factor gives rise to the protein MQKRGSVLEIFSTFLQFESDWISRWIADPKLHRSMQQCLSQSSQSQESNHFWALYWHKVWQTQKSPLASAHLCAYLQEASYWTAKKMTMTFGSSLSLMDLFQIALLKIDKIFQTFNPQQGTNLEQYASLVFRSIIKDELRQRREIDLCTNWALLHKLSQKKLLEALQFQGLNPEAIAEYLLAWKCFQALYAPSQGRSTRKIPEPDATMWGQICQVYNQQSFKKPLEPDILKKRLETCAKAARAYLYPQMLSVDAPKPGQEEGSFLDSLSLDLQHSLESEIIAQEEEEIRKQEREQINGVLLRALIKFDVQSQRLLQMYYGQGLTQQEIAQQLEIKQYTVSRRLASQRKTLILTLGQWAQNTLHYSLDADVLNKINTILEEWLKVHYHHPDLSAREVE
- a CDS encoding caspase family protein produces the protein MPPISLGTSHSKLALETGQAKLWILLIGVNDYQDLNLPRLSYPALDCQGLSDSLLEATQAFPQKNIIIHHDFAPQKPLLETVKTSLETIVTSAKTQDTILFYFSGHGLLETQSQETVLCVADTQTDNLLKTGLILQELLQRLSQCSAHCQVIWLDACHCGNMTLRGAKGCTEEPSWDDPTSQLLATLRQKAAKSKGFYALLSCDQGQKSWEFPDLGHGVFSYFLMRGLRGEAADGKGVIKADELYQYVYNQTLNYIDKINQQLRLINQQRRCRGESHLYSEYSLQTPKRIVEGVGELILGLKSPSPSPRDRRYALIVQGCPENQTLKALGEVLTTEGQFSVTVLCPVGKEALAVRQEIQAFLQRRSPLDPNHDPLSPSDTILLYLRGQLEVSATGDSDWVLENGIKLSRSWLRQELRRCHLAQQIVILDGYGTGLLEEWIEELQLGLDQGQCLLAALNPQGEPDLFAQILLDSLVAANPQVGLSGAQWLSLLQKNCEQLCLPFSAWLSGIQGVIDILPGKHQETLFPLHPPSRVLNPSSATLQQEQTAVTPSPSHPLTLSPEQYANLSAFLTQLIGPVAVPLLQSALEETTSIKELWQTLAQYLTPTQKPQFDQWAIAMFKEEKKIDSPPVPPSPRPPLSPSPPLPLSPEQYSQLASVLKAIIGPIAPTLLDQMAEPDQPPEGLIARLKEYLTPLEWTEFEQQLVSVFGNNETPKLTVISEPVPPSELTSGGLDDPFIQQCEQALTQLIGPVAHFIMETTLEDRPGITRTELIEAIASRISDPQESANFRQHFFP
- a CDS encoding DUF1822 family protein, yielding MTADLTVFPEFDPNQFYLELAENTLARGWQHIDRYSVISRRWQAYLNQVALTTFLAWLQEEQSIKAKIWPNRSALPTFWEVVEGTAIEFEGVRLLLLPTDSLDVSEIRVPQEWVDIPSWVADYYLAIQINPDDGYLRVFGYTTHRQLKTKGRYEAGDRVYTLSETDLITDLDLLWITRQLCPEEQLRETVAPLPPLPLVQAENLLVRLGQSSVLFPRLEIPFQLWGALLEQDGWRQRLYEHRIGITEQWSVPQWLETGISQAAQALGWNSTQWQPSFVVARGTPSVSSFRVFSRPLVIAQQPYELRVFPQGLPEQGIWRFELWSSSPNSYIPKGMKLRLLTEDLQSFENNEDIAINNVDLLFVEVALSPGESLIWEIEPSPDNYQREILRF